TGCACCGCATGCTGGCCCGCCACAGGGCGTCCGGGAAGCGGCTGGACGGGCTGGCCGGCGGTTACCAGAAGCGGGTGGGCCGGTTGCTGCTCGGCCCGTGGACGCTCTCCACCAATTCGGATCTGATGTGGAATCCGGACCGTCAGCCCTTTGGAGCGAGGTTCGCGCACTGGTACAACGCGAGGCTCTTCCAAGTCGCGGTGAAGGACGCGGCCGTTTGGTCGAGGTTCGTACGAGTGGTGAACATGGTGGCTTCCCCCGCCGTGCTCTTCCATCCCGCCGTGGCCCTGAGGGTCCTGTCCACCGCATTCACCCTGCGGGACTGACATCTCACGAACGCGACTCGGCGAGCAGGCCACGGACTCCTCCGCGAGACCGCCCACCTTCCCGGCGAGTGCCTCGAAGTGCCTCGACGACCACGCATCTGCACAGCAGCATGAGCAGGTCGCACAGGTCGGCGACTGAACACCAGGGTGAGCTATGTGCTCTCGATCCCACGGACGGTTCGCTGTCAGGTCAGAGCGGTCTGGTCGGCTTGCGGCTCGGTTGTGCTTTGGAAGCGATGGAAGTGTGCGGTGCGCTTTCCGGCGGTGAGGAGGGGGGTGAAGAGGGCGAGTTCGAGATCGAGACCGTGGTCGAGCGGGCCTTCGAGAGAGGCGTCCATCGCGCGCTTGGCGGCTGCCAGGGCGTCGGGCGGGCCGGCCGTGTAGCGGTGTGCCCGGGCCTGGGCCGCGTCGATCAGGGTGCCTTCGGGGACGACTTGGTCAACCAGGCCGATCCGCTCGGCCTCGGCCGCGTCGACCTGGCGGCCGGAGAAGAGGATGTCCTTGGCCCGGGACAGGCCGACCAGGCGGGGCAGGCGCTGGGTTCCGCCGGCGCCGGGGATTAGGCCGAGCGGAATCTCTGGCAGGCCGAAGCGGGCGGTGGGGTGCAGATGCGTACGTCGGCGGCGAGGGCGAGTTCGCAGCCGCCGCCGAGCGCGTACCCCTCCACGGAGGCGATCACCGGGACGGGCAGCGCCGCGACCTCGCGCGTCAGGCGGCTGATGCGGGCCGCGTAGTCGGCGACTTCCGCTGGCGTCAGCGTGCCCATCTCCGCCACGTCCCCGCCAGCGGAGAAGTGGCCGTTCGATCCGGTGAACAGCACCGCACGAAGGTCGGTGCGGTCGCGGAGCTCCCGCAGGGCGGCATCTGCCCGCCGCTGCTGGGCGGCGTCGAACAGGTTAAGGGGCGGACGGTCCAGGCGTACCCAGGCGAGGTCGTCCTCGTAGCGGACGCAGACCGTCACAGCACGCCTCCGTCGACATCGAGGACGTGGCCATTGACGTACGAGGCTGCCGGGCTGACCAGGAACACCGCTGCGTCCACCGCTTCCTGCGCGGAGCCCTGCCGTCCGGCCAGCAGGCGTGGCCAGTACATCTGCCGCAGCCGCTCGTCCGCCGCCACAGCCTCGCCCATGCCCACGCTCAGAATGCCGGGCGCCAGGCAGTTCACCCGGATCCGCCGGGAGGCGAACTCGACGGCGCAGCAGCGGGTGAACGCCTCGATCGCCGCCTTGGAGGCGATGTAGGCGCTGGCACCGACCGCAGGATGCGAGGTCATCGCGGAGGACACGGTGAGGACGGTGCCGCTGCCGCTGCGCTCCAGGTGAGGAAGGGCGGCTCGGACCGTGTGGAAGACGCCGTCGACGTTGGTGCTCATCACCTCGCGCCAATGTTCCGGACTGAGCCGGCGCACGGTGTTGTTGCGGGTGATGCCCGCGTTGGCGACCACGATGTCGATCCCGCCGAACCGATCCGCGGTCTCGGCCATCAGCCGTTCCAGGGACTCCGGCTCCCGCACGTCGCAGGGCACGTACGCGGCCCGGTCTTCATACCGGTCGACGATCTCGCCGACGCCGTGATCCCTCCTCGCCCCGCACACCACGCGCGCCCCCGCGCGCAGGAACCCTTCGGCGAGTTGCCGGCCCAGCCCCGTCGTCCCGCCGGTGATGACCGCGGTCCGATCGGCCAGCACCGCCGATGCCGGCCGTTCCTGAGCCGTCGCGGCCACCCGGA
This genomic window from Streptomyces sp. DG2A-72 contains:
- a CDS encoding enoyl-CoA hydratase/isomerase family protein encodes the protein MRTRPRRRRTHLHPTARFGLPEIPLGLIPGAGGTQRLPRLVGLSRAKDILFSGRQVDAAEAERIGLVDQVVPEGTLIDAAQARAHRYTAGPPDALAAAKRAMDASLEGPLDHGLDLELALFTPLLTAGKRTAHFHRFQSTTEPQADQTALT
- a CDS encoding enoyl-CoA hydratase/isomerase family protein, with translation MTVCVRYEDDLAWVRLDRPPLNLFDAAQQRRADAALRELRDRTDLRAVLFTGSNGHFSAGGDVAEMGTLTPAEVADYAARISRLTREVAALPVPVIASVEGYALGGGCELALAADVRICTPPPASACQRFRSA
- a CDS encoding SDR family NAD(P)-dependent oxidoreductase, translating into MTPVTVIAQTADGSSAADPTDRTVAADERIRVAATAQERPASAVLADRTAVITGGTTGLGRQLAEGFLRAGARVVCGARRDHGVGEIVDRYEDRAAYVPCDVREPESLERLMAETADRFGGIDIVVANAGITRNNTVRRLSPEHWREVMSTNVDGVFHTVRAALPHLERSGSGTVLTVSSAMTSHPAVGASAYIASKAAIEAFTRCCAVEFASRRIRVNCLAPGILSVGMGEAVAADERLRQMYWPRLLAGRQGSAQEAVDAAVFLVSPAASYVNGHVLDVDGGVL